One Camelus ferus isolate YT-003-E chromosome 21, BCGSAC_Cfer_1.0, whole genome shotgun sequence genomic region harbors:
- the LOC102518031 gene encoding torsin-1A-interacting protein 2 translates to MFSDNSHCPDCGQQWFPSLELGHWLYQTELVENECYQVFLDRINRADYCPECYPDNPANRSLVLPWSFPLEWAPQNLTRWTFEKACHPFLLGPPLVRKRIHDSRVAGFNPALQLILTRTDKTLNKKLGQSK, encoded by the coding sequence ATGTTCTCAGATAATTCACATTGCCCTGACTGTGGACAGCAGTGGTTCCCTAGTCTAGAACTGGGCCATTGGTTGTACCAAACTGAACTTGTTGAAAATGAGTGTTACCAAGTATTCTTAGACCGTATTAACAGAGCTGATTACTGCCCTGAGTGTTATCCTGATAATCCTGCTAACAGAAGCCTTGTTCTTCCTTGGTCTTTCCCACTTGAGTGGGCTCCCCAAAATCTTACCAGGTGGACCTTTGAAAAAGCTTGCCACCCGTTTCTTCTCGGTCCTCCGCTGGTCAGAAAAAGGATACATGACTCTAGAGTAGCTGGTTTTAACCCTGCGTTACAGTTAATCTTGACCAGAACAGACAAAACCTTAAACAAAAAACTTGGCCAAAGCAAGTAA